In uncultured Methanobacterium sp., a genomic segment contains:
- the porC gene encoding pyruvate synthase subunit PorC, which translates to MIEIRFHGRGGQGAVTAAEILAKAAFEDGKYCQAFPFFGAERKGAPVMAFSRINDKPIRRRYQVYNPDHVLVLDETLIEAVDVLSGLKDGGKVIVNTKEDLKLGDADVHTIDATGIALDILGVPIVNTVMLGAFAKIIGGVSLDSIIKITKETFPGKIGEKNAEAAKIAFEQAK; encoded by the coding sequence ATGATCGAAATTCGCTTTCACGGACGCGGTGGTCAAGGCGCAGTTACCGCTGCAGAGATACTAGCAAAAGCAGCATTTGAAGACGGAAAATACTGTCAAGCATTCCCATTTTTCGGTGCTGAGCGAAAAGGCGCACCGGTTATGGCTTTTTCAAGAATAAATGACAAGCCAATTAGAAGAAGATATCAAGTTTATAACCCAGATCATGTACTAGTATTAGACGAAACCCTCATAGAGGCCGTGGATGTATTATCTGGCCTTAAAGATGGAGGTAAAGTCATTGTGAATACTAAGGAAGATTTAAAATTAGGTGATGCAGACGTACACACCATTGATGCTACTGGAATTGCCCTGGACATCCTGGGTGTTCCCATTGTGAACACCGTGATGTTGGGGGCATTTGCCAAAATAATCGGTGGAGTATCACTGGATTCAATTATCAAAATAACCAAAGAAACTTTCCCTGGTAAAATTGGGGAGAAAAACGCTGAAGCAGCGAAAATTGCCTTTGAACAGGCAAAATAA
- a CDS encoding site-2 protease family protein, which translates to MDDFTQIEQSISNYFPIIGFFNGEGSKEGSYFIVGDYNPSSFQGLVRELDEQGFVPFINPDGIHYRINIARKPEKGQSKIHVNVILLLVTIGTTLFAGYFLGQGDMWKAVAFAIALLAIIGTHELAHFFAARKHGVDATLPYFIPAPTIIGTFGAVINIKSAIPTRKALFDLGYSGPLAGFIVAIPVLLIGLKYSTVATNPDVSIAFMPPLIMQLFSYLVAPSASSGQMIMMHPVAFAGWVGILVTMLNLMPVAFLDGGHISRSLFGGSVHKFVSILGIMVTIILGWYLMAALMVFIFLMGKGHPGALDNVAPMDRKRKIIAVGILIIFVLCLSPAPNNFM; encoded by the coding sequence GTGGATGATTTCACTCAAATCGAACAATCAATTTCAAATTATTTTCCCATAATAGGATTCTTTAATGGTGAAGGTAGCAAGGAAGGATCCTACTTCATTGTTGGGGATTACAATCCCTCCAGTTTCCAGGGATTGGTGCGTGAACTGGATGAACAGGGATTTGTTCCTTTTATAAATCCAGATGGGATTCATTACAGGATAAATATTGCTAGAAAACCTGAAAAAGGTCAATCAAAGATACACGTTAATGTAATTCTTCTTCTGGTTACCATAGGTACCACCCTCTTTGCAGGATACTTTCTGGGGCAAGGGGATATGTGGAAAGCAGTGGCCTTTGCAATAGCCCTTCTGGCCATAATCGGGACCCACGAGCTTGCCCACTTTTTTGCAGCCCGGAAACACGGTGTGGATGCAACATTACCCTACTTCATACCCGCACCAACAATTATCGGTACTTTTGGTGCGGTGATCAACATAAAATCAGCCATACCCACCAGAAAAGCCTTATTTGACCTGGGATACAGCGGGCCCCTGGCTGGATTTATCGTGGCTATTCCGGTGCTATTGATTGGGTTAAAATATTCCACAGTGGCTACCAATCCTGATGTGTCCATAGCTTTCATGCCACCACTCATCATGCAATTATTCAGCTACCTGGTGGCGCCTTCTGCCAGCAGTGGCCAGATGATCATGATGCACCCGGTTGCTTTTGCTGGATGGGTGGGAATACTGGTTACCATGCTCAACCTGATGCCAGTGGCATTTTTAGATGGAGGACACATATCCCGCTCCTTATTCGGTGGGAGTGTTCATAAATTCGTATCCATCCTGGGAATAATGGTCACCATCATACTGGGATGGTACCTGATGGCCGCACTTATGGTGTTTATTTTCCTGATGGGTAAGGGTCATCCCGGTGCACTGGATAACGTTGCCCCCATGGACCGTAAACGAAAGATAATCGCAGTGGGTATACTGATCATTTTCGTTCTGTGCCTATCTCCGGCCCCAAACAATTTCATGTAA
- the porD gene encoding pyruvate synthase subunit PorD — protein MVSIGACVKEPGSTRNNKTGSWRTFKPILDKEKCIDCGNCVLFCPEGCINQDYDIDYDFCKGCGICAEECPVEAIKMERG, from the coding sequence ATGGTATCTATTGGAGCATGTGTTAAGGAACCTGGAAGCACCCGAAACAACAAAACCGGAAGCTGGAGAACCTTCAAGCCCATTCTGGATAAAGAAAAATGTATTGACTGTGGCAACTGTGTTCTTTTCTGTCCGGAAGGATGCATAAACCAGGATTATGATATAGATTATGATTTCTGCAAAGGCTGTGGTATCTGTGCAGAGGAATGCCCAGTTGAAGCAATAAAAATGGAGAGAGGATAA
- a CDS encoding dihydropteroate synthase-like protein yields MNILIITGELASNLVKDASLKSDHNVQVHVVKTPIAAFLTPKRIIAELGTLPEKELKTLDMILTPGLIRKDVSPITEKTGIPTYKGSTDAADLDIVLEMVDKLDLSTKKSADKLIEEEQRKRALKYIADFENNQENTKKLLQKPENILVGDLPVGEDFPMRVLAEIANAPILTPEELLKRAQYFVKSGANMVDIGMVAGENMASKIPDMVNLLQENLDVPVSIDTLQSEELLVAIDSGVDMVLSLDHGNCQKVLPDLKKKQIPAVILPTDYKRGWVPETTTERVNSLMDLKEKCRGINVIADPILDPVNSKSMVDSIIACRNFKESITEGCPIFFGIGNVTELLDVDSVGVNALLAGISMEMGASILFTPEESGKTRGSVKELAISSKMMFLSKMRGSIPKDLGINLLVFKDKRKGEPIPELVDVPEIEASSEYKFHQDPEGSFKISVEECRIRVVHYKKMQPTLAIYGQTAWELYHELINRKLVSRIEHAAYLGQELQKAEDALKLGKNYVQDFPLFEEFMEY; encoded by the coding sequence ATGAACATACTGATAATCACCGGTGAACTTGCCAGTAACCTGGTAAAAGATGCATCTTTAAAATCAGATCACAATGTTCAGGTGCACGTGGTTAAAACACCCATAGCTGCCTTTTTAACCCCAAAAAGGATCATAGCAGAACTGGGGACTTTACCAGAAAAAGAATTAAAAACACTGGATATGATCCTCACCCCGGGACTCATACGCAAGGATGTAAGTCCAATCACTGAAAAAACGGGGATACCTACCTACAAAGGATCCACCGATGCTGCCGACCTGGATATTGTCCTGGAAATGGTGGATAAACTGGATCTATCCACTAAAAAATCTGCAGATAAACTCATTGAAGAAGAACAAAGGAAAAGGGCCCTGAAATACATTGCAGATTTTGAAAATAACCAGGAAAACACTAAAAAGCTCCTCCAAAAACCAGAAAACATTCTGGTAGGAGATTTACCCGTGGGTGAAGACTTCCCCATGAGGGTGCTGGCTGAAATTGCCAACGCACCCATCTTAACCCCAGAGGAACTCTTAAAACGTGCCCAGTACTTCGTTAAATCAGGGGCGAACATGGTGGATATTGGAATGGTTGCCGGGGAGAACATGGCATCCAAAATACCGGACATGGTCAATCTTCTACAGGAGAACCTGGATGTACCTGTGAGCATAGATACCCTGCAATCTGAAGAACTTCTGGTGGCAATAGATTCCGGGGTGGACATGGTTTTAAGCTTGGATCACGGGAATTGCCAGAAAGTTTTACCTGATCTCAAGAAAAAACAAATCCCAGCTGTTATCCTGCCCACAGATTACAAGCGGGGATGGGTCCCGGAAACCACCACCGAGCGGGTAAACTCATTGATGGATTTAAAGGAAAAATGCAGGGGAATAAATGTCATCGCCGACCCCATACTGGATCCGGTAAACAGTAAAAGCATGGTTGATTCCATTATTGCCTGTCGAAATTTCAAGGAAAGCATCACCGAAGGATGCCCCATCTTTTTCGGGATAGGCAATGTCACTGAACTATTGGATGTTGATTCAGTGGGAGTTAATGCTCTCTTAGCAGGGATTTCCATGGAAATGGGGGCCAGTATTCTTTTCACACCAGAAGAAAGTGGTAAAACCAGGGGAAGCGTGAAAGAACTGGCAATTTCATCAAAAATGATGTTCCTCTCCAAAATGAGGGGATCCATACCCAAGGACCTGGGTATAAATCTACTGGTCTTCAAGGACAAACGCAAAGGAGAACCAATACCCGAACTGGTGGATGTACCAGAAATAGAGGCAAGTTCCGAGTACAAGTTCCATCAGGACCCGGAGGGTAGCTTTAAAATCAGCGTAGAAGAATGTAGGATACGGGTGGTTCATTATAAGAAGATGCAACCCACACTAGCCATATACGGGCAGACTGCCTGGGAACTGTACCATGAACTCATAAACCGGAAACTGGTTTCAAGGATTGAACACGCAGCTTACCTTGGTCAGGAACTTCAAAAGGCAGAAGATGCCCTTAAACTTGGGAAGAACTACGTGCAGGACTTTCCACTTTTTGAGGAGTTCATGGAGTACTAG
- a CDS encoding MoaD/ThiS family protein, with protein MEVTVIIGEDENNMTIEEGKTVKDLLQIMEIPTETVVVKKNQTIIIEEESVEDGDIIEVIKVIYGG; from the coding sequence ATGGAAGTAACGGTTATTATTGGAGAAGATGAGAATAATATGACAATTGAGGAAGGTAAAACAGTAAAAGACCTTCTCCAAATAATGGAAATACCCACAGAAACCGTTGTGGTTAAGAAAAACCAGACTATAATAATTGAAGAGGAATCTGTGGAAGATGGAGATATTATTGAAGTGATAAAGGTAATTTACGGTGGATAA
- the porB gene encoding pyruvate synthase subunit PorB, translated as MEISEKEFLAPGHRGCAGCGATVGVRLALKALGKNTVAVSATGCLEVITTPYPETSWEIPWIHVAFENAAAVASGVERALKSQGKDTQVVAFGGDGGTADIGLQALSGAMERGHNLIYICYDNEAYMNTGVQRSGATPYGASTTTSPHGKESFGEDKPKKNIPMIMAAHGVPYVATASISYPEDFMKKVQKAREVDGPAYIHLHQPCTTGWGFNPSKTIDLGRLAVETGSWILYEIEDGEFRVTYRPMQRKMVDEYLMAQKRFKHLTEVEREHIQKNVDAICAELKI; from the coding sequence ATGGAAATCAGTGAAAAAGAATTCCTGGCCCCAGGACACCGAGGATGTGCAGGCTGTGGAGCCACAGTGGGGGTTAGACTGGCCCTTAAAGCACTGGGCAAAAACACAGTAGCTGTTTCCGCCACCGGTTGTCTGGAGGTTATCACCACACCCTACCCTGAAACTTCATGGGAAATCCCCTGGATACACGTGGCCTTTGAAAACGCAGCTGCAGTTGCATCCGGAGTTGAAAGGGCACTGAAATCCCAGGGAAAAGATACCCAGGTGGTTGCTTTTGGTGGTGACGGTGGAACCGCAGATATTGGTCTGCAAGCCCTATCTGGAGCCATGGAAAGAGGTCACAACCTAATTTACATCTGTTACGATAACGAAGCATACATGAACACCGGGGTTCAAAGAAGTGGAGCCACACCGTACGGTGCATCCACCACCACCAGCCCCCATGGTAAGGAAAGTTTTGGTGAGGATAAACCCAAAAAGAACATACCAATGATCATGGCAGCCCATGGTGTGCCCTACGTGGCCACTGCCAGCATATCCTACCCCGAGGACTTCATGAAGAAGGTCCAGAAGGCCAGGGAAGTAGATGGACCTGCCTACATCCACCTTCACCAGCCATGTACCACTGGTTGGGGTTTCAACCCATCCAAGACCATTGACCTGGGACGTCTGGCTGTTGAAACCGGTTCATGGATACTTTATGAAATTGAAGATGGAGAATTCCGTGTTACCTACCGTCCTATGCAACGTAAGATGGTGGATGAATACTTAATGGCTCAGAAACGTTTCAAACATCTGACTGA
- a CDS encoding ARMT1-like domain-containing protein — protein MKVHYECASCYLRQTREALDLATDDEDLKMQVTEKINKILCQDYKKGADANRLGTRIHRTIKRETGNPDPYHDLREKSDQIALQFLPQVEKILEKDNSFKTYLKAAIAGNVLDFGALGLDSDIEGLVMSTVEKDLSIDHSQELEAELEKAENVLYLADNVGEIVFDKLLIKKLHEYGVEVTVALKAGPILNDACMKEALEVGLDEVALLITTGTDSIGVVYPDLSDDFKEEFEDADLVIAKGLGNYEGLTEMDLGDKPVFSLLNAKCQPVAKDIGADLGGNVVLKLN, from the coding sequence ATGAAAGTCCATTATGAATGCGCGTCCTGTTATCTCAGGCAGACCAGGGAAGCCCTGGATCTGGCAACCGATGATGAGGATCTGAAGATGCAGGTAACAGAGAAGATCAACAAAATACTTTGTCAGGATTATAAAAAAGGAGCCGATGCTAACCGATTAGGCACCAGGATACACCGCACCATTAAAAGGGAAACTGGAAATCCTGATCCCTACCATGATTTACGCGAAAAATCAGACCAGATCGCCCTCCAGTTTTTACCTCAAGTAGAGAAGATACTGGAGAAAGATAATTCATTTAAAACTTATCTTAAAGCAGCCATAGCTGGAAACGTACTTGATTTCGGTGCACTGGGTCTTGATTCAGACATTGAGGGCCTGGTTATGTCTACAGTAGAAAAAGATCTCTCCATAGATCACTCCCAGGAACTGGAAGCAGAACTTGAAAAGGCAGAAAACGTACTTTACCTAGCCGATAACGTGGGTGAAATAGTATTTGATAAATTACTCATCAAAAAACTCCATGAATACGGTGTTGAAGTTACAGTGGCCCTGAAAGCAGGTCCAATATTAAACGATGCCTGCATGAAGGAAGCACTGGAAGTGGGTTTGGATGAAGTAGCCCTGTTAATAACCACTGGAACTGATTCTATAGGAGTTGTATATCCTGATCTTTCAGATGATTTCAAAGAGGAATTTGAAGATGCTGATCTGGTTATAGCCAAGGGATTGGGTAATTATGAAGGTTTAACTGAGATGGATCTTGGTGATAAACCGGTCTTTTCCCTGTTAAATGCAAAATGCCAACCAGTAGCCAAGGATATTGGGGCTGATTTAGGGGGAAATGTGGTTTTAAAACTAAATTAA
- the porA gene encoding pyruvate synthase subunit PorA has protein sequence MVQKVFTSNRAVAEAVKLAKPAVVPVYPITPQTTISEYLAQFVADGDLKAEYIRVESEHSAISAALGASGAGVRVFSATSSQGLALMHEILFAAAGMRSPIVLVDANRALSAPLSIWNDQQDSISERDSGWLQIYAEDAQEALDSVLIAYRVAEDRDVLLPCMVCIDGYFLTHTVEPLEVPSQEDVDQFLPPYKPYAFLDPEHPMSIGTFTDPEYYMEARYAIEASMEGSKKVIAKAYQEFEEVFGRKYDLIETYKCDDAEIIIVAMGSVCGTIKDVIDDLRSKGEKVGLLKIRVFRPFPKEEIKEVLEKASKVAVLDKNISFGMGGVLYNNIKATTNANAYGFIAGLGGRDITPHYVKEILEKTKNPTGEVEWIGLKKEEL, from the coding sequence ATGGTTCAAAAAGTTTTCACATCAAACCGAGCCGTTGCAGAAGCGGTTAAGCTGGCCAAACCAGCAGTAGTTCCTGTTTATCCCATCACTCCCCAAACAACAATTTCTGAATACTTAGCCCAGTTTGTAGCTGATGGGGATTTAAAAGCAGAGTACATTAGAGTGGAATCAGAGCACAGTGCAATCAGTGCCGCACTAGGTGCGTCCGGAGCAGGTGTCAGAGTATTCTCTGCCACATCATCCCAGGGACTGGCCCTGATGCACGAAATACTGTTTGCTGCAGCAGGTATGAGGAGCCCCATAGTCTTAGTTGACGCTAACCGGGCATTATCCGCACCACTCAGTATATGGAATGATCAGCAGGATTCCATATCCGAACGTGACTCAGGTTGGCTTCAAATATATGCAGAAGACGCTCAAGAAGCTCTGGATTCTGTTTTAATAGCTTACAGAGTTGCTGAAGACAGAGACGTTTTACTGCCCTGCATGGTCTGTATTGACGGATACTTCTTAACCCACACCGTGGAACCATTAGAAGTGCCCAGTCAGGAAGATGTGGACCAGTTCTTACCCCCATACAAACCTTACGCATTCCTGGACCCGGAACACCCCATGTCCATCGGTACCTTCACTGACCCCGAATACTACATGGAAGCCCGTTACGCAATAGAAGCCTCCATGGAAGGATCTAAAAAGGTCATAGCCAAGGCCTACCAGGAATTTGAAGAAGTATTTGGTAGAAAATACGATTTAATTGAGACTTACAAGTGTGATGATGCCGAGATCATCATAGTAGCCATGGGTTCTGTTTGTGGTACAATAAAAGATGTAATCGACGATCTCCGCTCAAAGGGAGAAAAAGTAGGACTCCTGAAAATCAGGGTCTTCCGTCCTTTCCCCAAAGAGGAGATTAAAGAAGTCCTGGAAAAGGCATCTAAAGTAGCAGTCCTGGATAAGAACATTTCATTTGGAATGGGAGGAGTGCTTTACAACAACATTAAAGCCACCACCAACGCCAATGCCTATGGATTCATAGCTGGACTGGGAGGACGGGACATAACCCCCCATTACGTTAAAGAAATCCTTGAAAAAACTAAAAACCCCACCGGTGAGGTGGAGTGGATCGGACTCAAAAAGGAGGAACTCTAA
- a CDS encoding TIGR00269 family protein, with protein sequence MDVCHKCGNPQIIIKRKQSGQMLCQECFINSVQEKVLKDIRKQKLVEKGDKVLVALSGGKDSVMLLDILNNLRKRRIIDLVVVTIDEGICGYREEGVEIAAQNAELIGVKHRIVSFKDYIGHTLDEIMEDTGDRIACTYCGVFRRWIFNQVAREEGATKIATGHNLDDEAQSILMNYMEGNIQNLTRIGVKSESSYEGFTVKIKPLREIPERETALYVLARNLPVHLAGCPYAGDSFRAKIRDFLKEISQDHPTIMYSTLRGFDKIKPVLKEEFSRKAPTGVCAECGEPASGELCKACSFRSQWKKGIN encoded by the coding sequence ATGGACGTATGTCATAAATGTGGCAACCCCCAGATCATCATCAAGAGGAAGCAATCGGGACAGATGCTCTGCCAGGAATGTTTCATTAACTCTGTTCAGGAAAAAGTCCTGAAAGATATCCGCAAACAAAAACTGGTAGAAAAAGGGGACAAGGTACTGGTTGCATTATCCGGTGGTAAAGACAGTGTAATGCTCCTGGACATACTCAACAATCTCCGAAAAAGGAGAATCATCGACCTGGTGGTAGTAACCATCGATGAGGGTATCTGCGGCTACCGTGAAGAGGGAGTGGAGATTGCAGCACAAAACGCGGAATTAATTGGTGTTAAACACAGAATAGTCTCCTTTAAAGATTATATTGGCCATACACTTGATGAAATAATGGAAGATACTGGTGATAGGATTGCCTGCACCTACTGTGGTGTGTTCAGGCGTTGGATCTTTAACCAGGTGGCCCGGGAAGAGGGAGCCACCAAGATTGCCACTGGACACAACCTGGATGATGAAGCCCAGTCCATACTCATGAACTACATGGAGGGGAACATCCAGAACCTCACCCGTATCGGTGTTAAGTCAGAGTCCAGTTATGAAGGATTCACCGTTAAAATAAAACCTCTCAGGGAGATCCCTGAAAGGGAAACTGCCCTCTATGTTTTGGCCAGGAATTTACCAGTGCATCTGGCCGGGTGCCCCTATGCCGGGGATTCCTTCCGGGCAAAGATTAGGGACTTCCTTAAAGAAATCAGCCAGGATCACCCCACCATAATGTACTCTACACTCCGGGGTTTTGATAAGATTAAACCAGTTTTAAAGGAAGAATTTTCTAGAAAAGCCCCTACTGGTGTATGTGCAGAATGCGGGGAACCAGCATCCGGTGAACTCTGCAAAGCATGCAGTTTCCGTAGTCAATGGAAAAAAGGAATAAACTAA